Part of the Flavobacterium sp. MDT1-60 genome, AGTAGAAAAAGAAGTAAAAAAACGTTTCCAAAAAGCATTCCCAAATTCAAAAGTGGCAAGTTTGCTTTCTTTAGAAATTGGAGGTATTTACAGATGGAGACGTGGTGGAGAAAAACACATGTTCAATCCAACCACTATTGCTAAATTACAACAGGCGGTTCGTTTAAACAGCCCTGAAAGCTATAAAGAATATTCTAATATGGTTAACGAGCAAAGCTCAAACCTAATGACTATTAGAGGAATGTTTGAATTCAATAATTTAGATCCAATTTCTATTGATGAAGTAGAACCTTGGACAGAAATTGTAAAGAAATTCAAAACAGGTGCAATGTCTTACGGATCTATCAGTAGAGAAGCACACGAGAATTTAGCGATTGCAATGAACAGAATTGGTGGAAAAAGTAATTCCGGAGAAGGTGGAGAAGATCCTAAACGTTTCCAGAAAGAAATCAACGGAGATTCAAGAAACAGTGCTATCAAACAAGTTGCTTCTGGACGTTTTGGTGTTTCGATCAACTATTTGACAAACGCTAAAGAAATTCAGATTAAAATGGCTCAAGGAGCAAAACCTGGTGAAGGTGGTCAGCTTCCTGGAGAAAAAGTGGTGCCCTGGATTGCTGAAACCAGAAACTCTACGCCTTATGTAGGTTTAATTTCGCCTCCACCTCATCACGATATTTATTCTATTGAGGATTTATCTCAATTGATTTATGATTTGAAAAATGCAAATCGTGAAGCGCGTGTAAACGTAAAATTAGTTTCTGAAGTGGGTGTTGGAACAATTGCTGCCGGTGTTGCCAAAGCAAAAGCTGATGTTATCCTTATTTCAGGTTATGATGGAGGAACTGGTGCTGCGCCATTGACTTCATTACAACACACTGGAATTCCGTGGGAACTTGGTTTAGCTGAAGCACAACAAACTTTGATCTTAAATGATTTAAGAAGCCGTGTGGTTTTAGAGTGTGACGGACAATTAAAAACAGGACGTGACGTAGCTATCGCTGCATTATTAGGAGCCGAAGAATTTGGTTTTGCTACTGCTCCGCTTGTAGCTTCTGGATGTATCATGATGAGAGCTTGTCACTTAAATACGTGTCCTGTTGGTATTGCAACTCAGGATCCTGAATTGAGAAAAAATTTCAAAGGAACTCCGGAGCACGTAATCAACTTCATGTATTTTATTGCTGAGGAATTAAGAGAAATCATGGCGCAATTAGGTTTCAGAACCTTGAAAGAAATGGTCGGTCAGTCACAAAAATTAAATGTGAACAAAGCGATCAAACATTACAAAGCCAATGGTTTAGATTTATCATCAATTCTATACAAACCGGAAAAAGCTAAAACGGTTCCAAATCACAATACAACTGAACAAGATCACAACTTAGAAAATGTATTGGATTTCGCAATTATCAAAGAGGCTATTCCTTCTATTTATAGAAAAGAGAAAACAAGAGTTACATTTAAAATTAAAAATACAGACCGTTCTGTAGGGGCCATTTTGAGTAATGAAATCTCAAAAATATATGGCGCACAAGGTTTACCTGAAGACACTATTTTAGTTGATTTTGAAGGTTCTGCCGGACAAAGTTTTGGTGCATTTGCAACAAACGGATTGTCGTTTAAAATTCACGGAAACTGTAATGATTATTTAGGAAAAGGACTTTCCGGAGGAAAATTGATTATCAAAGTACCTCCTACTGCAACTTTCAAACCTGAAGAAAACATCATTATTGGTAACGTTGCCCTTTACGGAGCTATTACCGGAGAGGCTTATATTAATGGAATGGCCGGAGAGCGTTTTTGTGTGAGAAATTCTGGAGCAACTGCGGTAGTTGAAGGAATTGGAGATCACGGATGCGAGTACATGACCGGTGGTACGGTGGTTGTTTTAGGAAAAACAGGAAGAAACTTCGCAGCTGGTATGAGCGGTGGTGTGGCTTATGTTTATGATCCAAATAAAAAATTCGATTCAACTTTATGTAACATGGAAATGGTTGCATTTGACCCAATCGAAGAAGAGGATATTACAAAACTAAGACGATTAATCAAAAACCATTCATTGTACACCAGCAGTCCATTAGCGAAAAGAATTTTAGCAGACTGGGAAAATGAACAGAAACATTTCGTAAAAGTAATGCCAACTGATTACAAAAAAGCATTACAGCGAATTGCAGAAGAGAAAAAAATAGAAGAATTAATAGCTTAATAAAAATCAATTTCAAAAATCAAAAGTCAATTTCAATGGCAATGTCTTCCTGAGCGGAGTCGAAGGATTTGGAATTTGGAATTTAAGAAATTGGAATTTTAATTAAAAATGTCATGGGTAAAATAGGCGGATTTAAAGAATATAACAGAGCTGACGAAAGTAATTTAGCAGTTGCAGAACGTGTTTCGAACTACAACGAATTTACTATTCCGTTATCTGAAGAAAAGAAAAAAGAACAAGGTTCAAGATGTATGGATTGTGGTATTCCTTTTTGCCACAGTGCTTGTCCGTTAGGTAATTTAATTCCTGACTTCAACGACATGGTGCATCAGGAAGAATGGCAAGGTGCCTTAGAGATTTTACAATCTACTAATAACTTTCCGGAATTCACCGGTCGCTTATGCCCTGCTCCATGTGAGAAATCATGTGTATTAGGGATCATCAAAGAACCTGTTGCGATTGAAAATATCGAGAAAAATATCATCGAAAGAGGTTTTGATGAAGGATGGATCAAACCACAGCCACCAAAAACGAGAACTGGAAAAACGGTTGCTGTTATTGGTTCAGGTCCTGCTGGTTTGGCAGCAGCTCAACAATTAAACAGAGCGGGTCACACTGTAACTGTTTTTGAAAGAGACAATGCCATTGGAGGTTTATTACGTTACGGAATTCCGAATTTCAAATTAGAAAAAGGAATTATCGACAGACGTGTATTAATCCTTGAAGCAGAAGGAATCACTTTCAAAACTAACGTAAATGTTGGAGTAAACTTTAGCGTTGAAGAACTAAACTCTTTTGATTCTATCGTATTATGCGGTGGAGCAACTGAAAGAAGAAGTTTGCCAACTAAAGGAATCGAAAGCAAAGGCGTTGTTCAGGCAATGGATTTCTTAACACAGCAAACTAAAGTTTTATACGGAGAATCAATTCCAGACCAGGTAATGGCAACTGGAAAAGATGTAATCGTAATTGGTGGTGGAGATACAGGTTCAGATTGTATTGGAACATCAAACAGACACGGTGCAAAATCAGTAACTAACTTTGAGATTTTACCAAAACCTCCGGTTGGAAGAAGCGAGTCAACGCCTTGGCCTTTCTGGCCGTTGCAGTTGAAAACGTCATCTTCTCACGAAGAAGGCTGTGACAGAAACTGGTTAATCAATACTAAAGAATTCCTGGCTAACGAAAAAGGAGAATTAGTGGGATTAAAAACAGTTGAAGTGCAATGGAAAATGACTCCGGGTCAGCGTCCTGAATTAATCGAAAAAGAAGGTTCAGAAAAAATCTGGCCTTGCGATTTAGCTTTATTGGCTTTAGGATTTACAGGTCCTGAGAAAACTTTAAGCGAGCAATTAGGTCTTGAAGTGGATATGAGAAGTAACTATAAAGCAAAAAATTATCAAACGAATGTACCGCACATTTTCACCGCTGGTGATATGAGAAGAGGACAATCGTTAATTGTATGGGCTATTTCAGAAGGTCGCGAAGCAGCAAGAGAAGTAGATTTGTTCTTAATGGGCTCTACTAACTTGCCAACCAAAGGAAACGGAGATTTACCTAGTTTGTAATTTTTAAGATTCTGAGGGGCTAAGGTTTTCTTGTAATCTACATCTTAAGAACTTAAAGATTAAATTTTATTAAGTCTTTATTCCGATAAACAACACACAGCAAAAAGCCTTGACTAACGTCAGGGCTTTTTAGGTTCAAATACACAGAAAAACAAAGGGACATTAAAACCAAAAATATTTAATTCATAGCCCGCGGTTTCAACCGTGGGAGACTGATCGTGATCGTATATTACGATCATATAATTGTGATTATGTATTGTGATCATATTGCGTCCCAACGGTTGAAGCCGTTGGTTATGTTTTTCTTGATTGGCAACAATAGGCAAAGTAATTAAACGAATGCATCCTAAAATTCAAAGAATAAAATTTGTGGAAATTAGTGCAATTCGTGGCGAAAAAAATCTACGCTAATCTTTTAATCTGTGGCAAAAACTTAGTACCTTAGAGTCTTAGTCCCTTAGAACCTAAAAAAGAATTTTATAAAAATTAGAAATAAAGCACTTTTTGTTCAAAAACAAACAATTTGTTACAATTTGTTATTTTTCTACAATTAATTTGTCGTTAGTCAAAAGTGTAATAACTTTGCCCAAAATAGTTTATAAAAATGCAAGCAAAAGATTTACTGCAGTTAGCAGACCAATTTGGAAGTCCATTATATGTTTATGATGCCGAAAAAATCCAATCACAGTACAACAGATTAACCAAAGCTTTCTCTAAGGTAGAAAACTTGAGAGTTAATTACGCCATGAAGGCATTGTCTAATGTTGCGATTCTTCAGTTATTAAAGAACATGGGGTCTGGTTTAGATACTGTATCAATTCAAGAAGTTTTGTTAGGACTTCATGCTGGCTATGAACCTGAAAAAATCTTTTTTACGCCAAACGGAGTTTCTTTGGAAGAAATCGAAGAAGTTGCCGCGATGGGTGTTCAAATCAATATTGATAACTTATCTATCCTGGAGCAATTCGGGACAAAATATCCTCAAATTCCGGTATGTATCCGTATCAATCCGCATGTAATGGCGGGTGGAAATGCTAATATTTCTGTTGGACATATCGATAGTAAATTCGGAATTTCGGTACATCAAATACCGCATATCTTGCGAATTGTTGAGAATACAAAAATGAGTATTGTTGGAATTCACATGCACACAGGATCTGATATTTTAGATATCGAAGTATTCTTGTATGCGGCTGAAATCTTGTTTGACACGGCTAAACATTTCAAAGATTTAGAATTTTTAGATTTCGGAAGTGGATTTAAAGTGCCTTACAAAAAAGACGATATCGAAACAGATATTGAAGAATTAGGTAAAAAATTATCAAAAAGATTCAATGCTTTCTGTGCAGAATACGGTAAAGATTTAACGCTGATTTTCGAACCAGGAAAATTTTTGGTGAGCGAAGCAGGTTTCTTCTTAGCAAAAGTAAACGTAGTAAAACAAACAACCTCAACAGTTTTCGCCGGAGTTGATAGTGGTTTCAACCACTTAATCCGCCCAATGTTTTACGGTTCACAACACTATATTGAAAACATCTCAAACCCAAAAGGAAAAGAGCGTTTTTACTCTGTGGTAGGATACATTTGCGAAACCGATACGTTTGCCAACAACCGCAAAATTTCGGAAATTACTGAAGGTGACATTTTAGCTTTCAGAAACGCCGGAGCATACTGTTTCTCTATGTCTTCGAACTACAATTCAAGATACAAACCAGCCGAAGTTTTATGGAAAGACGGAAAAGGAATCTTAATTCGTCAACACGAAACTTTCGAAGATTTGCTTAAAAATCAAATTCCGTTGCCACAAGAAGTTGCCGCAACAGTTTAAAATAAAAAAAAAAGAATATCAATTGTTGAAAATCCCGTTTCTTATGAAGCGGGATTTTTTTTGCTCAATCTTGTCATTTCGACGTAAGGAAAAATCCGCGTAAGAAACTCTACAAAATAACCGCCATGTTTGTCATTTCTCAATCAAAGCTAACATAAAGTAACCCCAATCTTGTCATTTCGACGAAGGAGAAATCCTCGCAAGAAGCTCTACAAAGTATATCAAATTCAGAACAAAAAAAGAAAGAAAAATCTTAAAATTAATTCTAACTTTAGCCAAAAATTAAAAATGCAATCACAGGAAGGTTATCATACTTACTACATATACATAATAACAAACAAGCATAAAACTGTTTTTTATACTGGAGTTACAAATAATTTAAAAATTCGTTTAAACCAACATACAGAAAATAACTCAACTGGAAACAAAACTTTCGCCTCAAAATATCACGTTACATACTTACTATATTACGAAAAGTTTTCCTGGATCCAAGAAGCAATTGCTCGCGAAAAAGAAGTAAAAGACTGGCGCAGAGAAAAGAAAATCGAATTGATAAAAACTATTAATCCAAATCTGGATTTCTTGAATGATTTATTTTCGTGATTTTAGCGTACAACATTTCCGCTCTTTGTCGAGTTTCTTGCGAGGATTTCTCCTTACGTCGAAATGACAAGATTGTGGAAAATTGATACTCCAAACTGCACTTTAGGATAGTGCAGTTTACTTCAGAAAAATCATATATTTACCCACTATAAAATCGGAAAATTTTAAATACCTTTGAAATATGAGCACAGCAGCAAAACCAAAACATATTGGCCGAAATATCAGCCGAATCAGAGAACTTCGAGGTATGAAGCAGGAAGCACTTGCGCAAGCGATTGGTTCAAACCAACAAGCTATTTCTGGTATCGAAGGAAGCGAAACTATTGACGAAACGAAACTTGCTACTATTGCAGAAGCACTTGGCGTTACGGTAGAAGCTATTAAAAGTTTTTCAGAAGAAAATGTGTTTAACTATTTTAATACTTTTAATGAGTCAGTTTCAAATAGTAATTTTGGTCATAATAATATTTGTAATTTCAATCCTCTTGATAAAGTAGTTGAGCTTTACGAACGTTTGGTTCAGGCTGAAAAAGACAAAAACGAGTATTTAGAAAAATTACTGAAAGGGAAATAATTCCTCAGAAATATAAATTCTACAAAGCACAACTATCTTACGATTTTGTGCTTTTTTTTAACCCCATAATATTCCTTTTTAACTAAAAATAACTTTTGGACATTCATAAAATATATCGCCGATTCTTTTACCTTCATACTGGCTCTAGTAAAGGGCATAAACCAACATTGGCACTTTCTAGCCTTGAAGCATTTTTTGTATTAGCAATTTGTGCAATTTTAAAGAAAATCTTATTTCCGACTGTACATATCAGCTTTCCTTTTTTATTTTCATTTTTTATGATAATTTCCTTGACAATTGAGTATTTCAATCGCAAAATACATAAAAGACTAAGCAACGTTTTTACTGCAGAATGGAAGAGTGAAACAAGAAGAAATAGAATTAGATACCGAATTTGTAATATCGTATTTGTGATTCTTGTTTTCTCTATTTGCATTTATATTTTACAATATATAGACAATAGATCTTAATCATATGAGCATCAAAACCTTAATCCCAAAAGATAAATTTGATTTTGAAACAGTTGAAAAACTCAAAAACTGTTCATTTGAAGAAATCGAATCTATTATTCCAGATTTACTCGAATGGTTACAAGATATGAACTGGCCAATTAGCAGACCAATTGCAGAACTTCTAATTCCATTTTCGGAAAAAATTTCTTCTGAAATATTGAAAATTTTACAAAGTGAGGATCAAGTTTGGAAATATTGGATTCTTATTACTTTTGGAGAAATCATTAAAGATAAAATGGTTTTGAATGAAATTGAAAGAATTGCAAAAGATCCAACAAAAGATGAAATCGAAGAAGAAGTCTTTGAAATTGCTACCAAAATTATTAATTAATATTTTCTAAACTTTTTTCAGGACGAGACAAAGACCTGCATACACTTCTGAAAAAAAAACTTCTAATCTAGCCCCGATGAAAGCGATATCCTTTTGTGTCCGCCGCGGCGGACACAAAAGATTTAGCGGACAGCGGGACGGGTCGTTCTTTTGAAAATGAAAATTGCTGCTACTAAAAATTCACCACAACATTTAAAATAAAAACCTATTTTAGCTTGGTACAAACCCCAAAACTTATCAAAAACTACTACAGGGTTGTCAATAACAACTATAAGTAGCGCAATAACAACTATTGGTAGCTGACTTTATTTGCAAACAAGCTATGGGTCACTATAGCTTTGCAGTATCAAATAAAAAATATAATTATGATGCTAAATTCAAAATCAGTAGGCAATAAAATTGCTACAGTCAGAAAGAAAATGAACCTTTCACAAGCAGACCTTGCACAACAAGTGTCAATTAGCCCTCAAGCAGTTGGTAAATGGGAAAGAGGTGAGTCAATGCCTGATATTGCTACATTAAACCGACTTGCCGAAATTCTCTGTGTGGACTTGAACTATTTTTCTGAAACATTTAAGTCTAACGTTTCAGAAAACCAAGTTGAAACGACCAAAAAACAATCTGCAGAAATTTCATCATCAAAACCAAAGACTAATTTAGGTTTAAGTTGGAATATGTCATCAGGAAATTGGGTTGACGCAGACTTTTCCGGGTTAAACAACCTTAAAGACAAATTCAGTACTTCAAACATGAAGAATTGTAAATTAATTGATTCCGACTTGTCGAATTTAATACTTAAATCCAACAATATTGTTGGTTGCGATTTTTCTAATTCAGATTTGAGAAATAGTAAAATTCAGACTTCTGACTTACAAAACAATCAGTTTGTTGAATGTTTACTCATAGACACGGAATTTTCGTCCAGTGAAATTAAAAACTGTAATTTTTCACAGGCAAATTTTTCAGGAGTTGAATTAAATACATCAGAATTTAAAAATTGCATTATAGAAAATGCGGTTTGGAATCTATCGACATTTAAACTATCACAAATTTCGGATGTGGTTTTTAATGGTACAATAGAAGAATGTTCTTTCGAAAACTGTTCTTTTTCAAAAGTGACTTTTAAGGATGCAACCCTTATCAATACTTTTTTTAAAGGCAATAAGTTAAAAGGTATTCAATTTATTGATTGTCATGCTGACCGAATGACCTACGAATTCCTTAAAAACGGAAAAGCTAATTTAACGGGACTAACTTTATTAACATAGTGCATACAAAAACATCGAAGAAATAAAAAAACTATTATAACTTCAATGCTAATACAGCTATAACCAGATGATTATCTTCATCCTTAACCTTTTAAATTTACACATTAAAAAATAAAGAAAAATCTTATTTTATTATTTTTTAAGCTTTTTCTTACTTATTATTCCGTTTTTGCATAATAAATTGCTTCAACTAATTTTTAAAACTAAAAAAAAATGAAGCAAAAATTTAAAAAAATTTTAGGAATTGTTCTAATTTCATGTATTACATTCTTATTATCGAATTGTGCTAATGATGGAATTTCAGAAGAACATAAAGTAAGTCAAGCGAATATTAAAGATGTGCAGAGTTGGTTTAAACAATATGAAGCCAGTAGCGAGAATTATTCTTTATTTCAGAATTTGGATTACAATTGGACTGAGGCGAAAATTACAACCTCACAAGATGGAACAGAAACGGTAATTGTTCCTGTTAATGAATTGAAAAAAGACCAACGCGACTTTTGGGAACAAAGATTGTATATTTATAAAACAGGCAAAGAAGATTACAAGGCACTTGTTTATGAAATATATACTAATAAAGAAGTTCAACCTAGCAGTCAATCAATAGAGGGTGGTGATTTTACAGGTTTCATGAGTGTTTGGGATTTAAAAACCGGTTTTGTCAGAGCTGCTAAATTTGTAAATAATCAGGTTGTCGAAACTGGAACTGTAGAAGTTGTAGATTATACGCAGAGAAACATAACAAATAAAGCTCCGATTGAAGCCCCATGCGTTTATGCTGATTTTGGTGATGGTGGATGTGGTGGTTTGTCAGGCGGTGATACTGCAACTCCGTTAAGAGAAGTTATTGTATATGGTCCAAGTAAAGGTACACCTGTTGAATATTATGGGCCACGTAGTCCTGTTATTGGAGGTTCTGATACAGGGGGTTATATTTCTCCTAGTGGAGGGGGGGGGTGGTAGCAACCAGGGGAATAACAATACTATCACAAATAAAATAGTTATAGTTGGCCCCGCAAAAATAATAACAGATATAAAGGAATACTTAAAGTGTTTTAATTTGAATAACACTGCACAATTAATAATTTATGTAGATCAGCCTATCCCTAATAATGCGGATGCTTATACATTATCAGGTGATGTTGGCCACACATTTATAGCAATTCAGCAAGGAGAAATAAGACGTGTATTAGGCTATTGGCCAGCTACATCAGTAAATCCTGTAACATCACCTTCAGATAAAAAAGCCTTTGGAAATGACGAAAATCATTATTTTGATGTAAGTATATCTAATAATATTAGTTCAAGTCAACTAAAAAATATAATTAATTATTGTAAGGATAATGTACCTACCACATATAATTTAAATTCATACAATTGTACTGATTTTGCATTAGCTATTGGCAGACTTGGTGGGCTAAATTTCTCAGATTCAACTGGAACATGGCCTGGCGGAAGTGGCAATAATCCAGGGAAATTAGGGCAAAACATTCGGAGTATGATTACTCCTGTCAATGGCAGTAAACAAACTACTGGAGGAAATGCAGGAAGTAATAAAGGTACTTGTAATTAAAAGATATTTAAATATGAAAAAAATATTGTTATTAGGATTTCTATTAATTGTAACTTTCTGTATTGGATATTATTTTTATACAGAGAGTGATATGTACATTCTTAAAAAATTTTCCAATGAAATAGTAAAGAACACATCTAATGTCGATAATATTATCGAAGAGCATGTAAAATATACTAGTAAAGGAAAAATATTGAGTCTTTATGTGCTTAATTTTATAAAGCAAGAATATAAAAAAAATAAAGAGCAAATAATTATATATTCACGAGAAGAGGCTAAAAAATATAGACAAGATAAAATAGTACTTAAAGAGAAGGAAAAATTATATTATGTCAAATTTAATGATGAAATGATTTTTCCTTTTATTGTAAATAATGATTCTAAAATTATTGTACTAATGATTCTAACTAAGGGAAGCGAAGGCACATTATCTGAGAGTAGGTCAGATCAATAATATAAATGAAAATTAATTTTTTGACATTTCTAACAATTGGTACTTTATTATTGGTATTCTTCTACTTCACAGAATACAATTTCAATTTTTGTATTTCTAATACAATTTATATTGTAAGCTATTCTTTCCCCATTTTACTTTTACTGATAATTGGATGTATTTTTTATTTGATTAAATACATAAAAATTAAATACAGGAATAATAATTTTTAACTATGAAAGAAGAAATGATGTTAATCGAAGATTTTAATATTATGTTATTTATATGGCAGATATTCTGTTTTATTATATTGGGAGCAATTATATATATTTTGTATAAACTGGTTAAAAAAGCTCGTAGATGGTAACTGTATTTTAAAATATAAAACAAGGCTAACTCTTACAGTTAGCCTTGTTTGCGTTTAAAAAATATTTCATTTAGATTTCCCTGTTAGCGAGAACGTCCCAATTAACAAAAGCTATACAAAACTGAAATTAAAAAAATGATAGGGACGAGTACGAAGCTCGCACTAGCATGCTAATAAATTCTTTTTAATCTTCCTGATTAAACGAAATTCAATTAACTCAAATAAATATATTATTTTAGCTTGCTACAACCCCAAAACTAAAACCTGTAAACCAATGAAAATTACGATTCCCTTGTCGGCATTATTCCTATTACTTACTACTACTCTATTCAGCCAGACTATTGCTGATTTAAAACTAAAACCCAAAGAAATTCCCAAAAGCTATTTTTTAAGCGACGGCCAAATTTGCGTTACTAATGCGGCTTGTAATTTCTATACTGATATTACCACTTACAGCAACATTGTTGGAGTGGTGAAAAGCAAAGAAATTCAAAGTTTCAAAAGCAAAGCAGACAGCGGTTCTATCATGTACATTGAATTTGAAAACAGATTTAAAGGTGACAAATTTCTGCAAGGATTGTTATGGGGAAAAGACGGTCAGCCAACAGACGAACATCCGGAAGAGTATCTTGCGAAAGGAAAATTTCTGATTATCTGGAGTTTTCATCCAGATAGTACCATTAAAGAAAAATCAGAAGCTAAAATTGATGCGATTTTGCAGTAAACAATAAAAGCATAATTGTAAGACTAAATGAAAAACATCTACAAAATAAGCTTCCAGATTTACAGAGCGATTTTAATTGCTAGTTTGCCATTATTTTTATTTGCGAAAGTTATGGTTGGTGCAGCAGGACATAATACTGAAACTAGAACCACTGATTATTTATTAATTGGATTTGCAAT contains:
- a CDS encoding DUF5071 domain-containing protein, with translation MSIKTLIPKDKFDFETVEKLKNCSFEEIESIIPDLLEWLQDMNWPISRPIAELLIPFSEKISSEILKILQSEDQVWKYWILITFGEIIKDKMVLNEIERIAKDPTKDEIEEEVFEIATKIIN
- a CDS encoding pentapeptide repeat-containing protein, whose amino-acid sequence is MMLNSKSVGNKIATVRKKMNLSQADLAQQVSISPQAVGKWERGESMPDIATLNRLAEILCVDLNYFSETFKSNVSENQVETTKKQSAEISSSKPKTNLGLSWNMSSGNWVDADFSGLNNLKDKFSTSNMKNCKLIDSDLSNLILKSNNIVGCDFSNSDLRNSKIQTSDLQNNQFVECLLIDTEFSSSEIKNCNFSQANFSGVELNTSEFKNCIIENAVWNLSTFKLSQISDVVFNGTIEECSFENCSFSKVTFKDATLINTFFKGNKLKGIQFIDCHADRMTYEFLKNGKANLTGLTLLT
- the lysA gene encoding diaminopimelate decarboxylase, producing MQAKDLLQLADQFGSPLYVYDAEKIQSQYNRLTKAFSKVENLRVNYAMKALSNVAILQLLKNMGSGLDTVSIQEVLLGLHAGYEPEKIFFTPNGVSLEEIEEVAAMGVQINIDNLSILEQFGTKYPQIPVCIRINPHVMAGGNANISVGHIDSKFGISVHQIPHILRIVENTKMSIVGIHMHTGSDILDIEVFLYAAEILFDTAKHFKDLEFLDFGSGFKVPYKKDDIETDIEELGKKLSKRFNAFCAEYGKDLTLIFEPGKFLVSEAGFFLAKVNVVKQTTSTVFAGVDSGFNHLIRPMFYGSQHYIENISNPKGKERFYSVVGYICETDTFANNRKISEITEGDILAFRNAGAYCFSMSSNYNSRYKPAEVLWKDGKGILIRQHETFEDLLKNQIPLPQEVAATV
- a CDS encoding GIY-YIG nuclease family protein, with product MQSQEGYHTYYIYIITNKHKTVFYTGVTNNLKIRLNQHTENNSTGNKTFASKYHVTYLLYYEKFSWIQEAIAREKEVKDWRREKKIELIKTINPNLDFLNDLFS
- a CDS encoding helix-turn-helix domain-containing protein, which encodes MSTAAKPKHIGRNISRIRELRGMKQEALAQAIGSNQQAISGIEGSETIDETKLATIAEALGVTVEAIKSFSEENVFNYFNTFNESVSNSNFGHNNICNFNPLDKVVELYERLVQAEKDKNEYLEKLLKGK
- a CDS encoding glutamate synthase subunit beta — its product is MGKIGGFKEYNRADESNLAVAERVSNYNEFTIPLSEEKKKEQGSRCMDCGIPFCHSACPLGNLIPDFNDMVHQEEWQGALEILQSTNNFPEFTGRLCPAPCEKSCVLGIIKEPVAIENIEKNIIERGFDEGWIKPQPPKTRTGKTVAVIGSGPAGLAAAQQLNRAGHTVTVFERDNAIGGLLRYGIPNFKLEKGIIDRRVLILEAEGITFKTNVNVGVNFSVEELNSFDSIVLCGGATERRSLPTKGIESKGVVQAMDFLTQQTKVLYGESIPDQVMATGKDVIVIGGGDTGSDCIGTSNRHGAKSVTNFEILPKPPVGRSESTPWPFWPLQLKTSSSHEEGCDRNWLINTKEFLANEKGELVGLKTVEVQWKMTPGQRPELIEKEGSEKIWPCDLALLALGFTGPEKTLSEQLGLEVDMRSNYKAKNYQTNVPHIFTAGDMRRGQSLIVWAISEGREAAREVDLFLMGSTNLPTKGNGDLPSL